From a region of the Heteronotia binoei isolate CCM8104 ecotype False Entrance Well unplaced genomic scaffold, APGP_CSIRO_Hbin_v1 ptg000881l, whole genome shotgun sequence genome:
- the RRP8 gene encoding ribosomal RNA-processing protein 8 — protein MFAEAAWSDAEAPAAPSAPCPRPRPLPRRALLAVLRRLQAAARPSPSRPEPALAEEGDRGGPAEGRAGAPSDTASLSPPGEAAAGAGPVPGDKRKNTPAEEEEEEEKPKQLLTRKQWRNRQKNKRRQKNKFKVGRDALALPLEASPPPQEPLDRRAAALRLQVEERLDSARFRYINQQLYTRPSREAARLFQEDPEAFAIYHRGFAQQVARWPENPVQRFVRYLRKRPASLVVADFGCGDCTLARSIQNKVHCFDLVALDPRVIICDMSQVPLEAESVDVVVFCLALMGTNLCEILEEANRVLRTGGTLLVAEVASRFADLRAFLGALSRLGFQLISKDVSGSHFYALELRKTSGARTGKAPAGLALLPCLYKRR, from the exons ATGTTCGCCGAGGCCGCCTGGAGCGACGCCGAAGCACCGGCCGCCCCCTCCGCCCCCTGCCCGCGGCCCAGGCCCCTCCCCCGCAGGGCGCTCCTCGCCGTCCTCCGGCGCCTCCAGGCCGCGGCCAGGCCCAGCCCCTCCCGCCCGGAGCCTGCCCTCGCGGAGGAGGGGGACCGAGGTGGGCCAGCCGAGGGGCGGGCGGGGGCGCCCTCCGACAcagcctctctttctcccccaggggaagctgcagctggagcaggcccCGTGCCTGGGGACAAGCGGAAGAACACGcctgcagaagaggaggaggaggaggagaagccaaAGCAGCTGCTGACCAGGAAGCAATGGAGGAACCGGCAAAAGAACAAGAGGCGGCAGAAGAACAAGTTCAAGGTCGGCAGGGACGCCTTGGCACTGCCCCTCGAAGCCTCTCCGCCACCCCAGGAGCCTCTCGACAGGCGAGCAGCTGCCCTgcggctgcaggtggaggagcgcCTGGATTCTGCCCGCTTCCGCTACATTAACCAGCAGCTGTACACCCGCCCCAGCCGCGAGGCAGCCCGTCTCTTCCAGGAAGACCCCGAAGCCTTTGCTATCTATCACCGTGGCTTTGCCCAACAGGTGGCACGTTGGCCTGAAAACCCCGTGCAGCGCTTTGTGCGTTATCTCCGGAAAAG GCCGGCTTCATTGGTGGTGGCAGATTTTGGCTGTGGCGATTGCACACTGGCCCGCAGCATTCAAAACAAAGTGCACTGCTTTGACTTGGTGGCCCTGGACCCTCGTGTCATCATCTGTGACATGTCCCAG GTGCCCCTGGAAGCTGAATCAGTGGACGTGGTGGTTTTCTGCTTGGCACTCATGGGGACTAATCTGTGTGAGATCCTGGAAGAGGCCAACCGGGTGCTGCGAACTGG GGGCACCCTGCTAGTGGCCGAGGTGGCCAGTCGTTTTGCAGACCTGCGGGCCTTTTTGGGGGCGCTGTCCAGGCTGGGCTTCCAGCTGATCTCCAAG gACGTCTCTGGCTCCCATTTCTACGCGCTGGAGCTGCGGAAGACGAGCGGCGCTAGGACCGGGAAGGCGCCGGCGGGCTTGGCGCTGCTGCCGTGCCTGTACAAGCGACGCTga